The segment ATGAACGCTAAATACTCTTCAGAAACTGATAAAAAGATGAAAAAATATATTCACACTTTAAACGGCTCAGCTTTAGCTATAGGAAGAACGATTATTGCCATAATGGAGAATTATCAAAATTCTGACGGGTCGATTGCAATACCAAACGTGTTGCAAAAATACATGAGTAATGATACTGTTATAAGCAAATAATAATTTTGACATATAGAAAAGCGAGGAAATAAAGATGAAGGTTCTGGTTATAGGTTCTGGTGGGCGTGAGCACGCTCTACTTTGGGCTCTAAAAAAATCTCCTATCTTGACTGAGTTATATGTCACTCCTGGTCGCCCGGCCATGGAAAATTTGGGAGTTCTTGTGGATGTAAATATTCAAAATTCAGTGGATGTTACACAATTTTGCAAGAGAGAAAATATAGAGTTGGTTGTTATTGGTCCAGAACAACCAATAATTGATGGGCTTGCTGATGATTTAGTTGCAGAGGGAATAAATGTTTTTGCTCCAAGTCAAGCAACTGCAAAACTTGAGGGATCGAAGTCTTTCACCAAGGGATTATGTAAACGATATGGTATACCAACTGCCAAGTACGAGTGTTTTGTTGATGAAGGGTTAGCTAAAGATTTTGTACGTAGCAATAAAATAAAGTTTCCACTTGTAGTGAAAGCAAATGGAATTGCAGCAGGAAAAGGGGTGGTTATATGTAATACAGAAAACGAAGCTTTTTCAGCAATAGATTCAATGCTAGTGGAGAAAAAATTTGGTGAATCAGGTGAAGAAATAATCATAGAAGAGTTTTTAATTGGAGAAGAAGTAAGTTTTTTTGCTCTTGTTGATGGGTTGAAAGTAGTAACTCTTGGGTGTGCAAAAGATTATAAGAGAGTTGATGAAAGTAATGAAAGCCAAAATACTGGAGGTATGGGGTCGTACTCATCACCTTCAATTATAAGTAAGGACATGGAGCAAAAAATTATCCAAAAAATAATATACCCTACAGCTCAAGCATTGGTTAACATGGGTACGCCTTATAAAGGAGTACTCTTTGCTGGTTTAATGATTTGCAAAGATAGCCCAAAACTTCTCGAGTATAACGTTAGATTCGGTGATCCGGAAATACAATCCGTGTTACCTAGATTTGATTCAAATTGCGATTTGTTAAAATTGATGTTGTCAGTTGCAGAAGGAAAGTTAAATGTCAAAATGGTGGAACTTAACAACAAATCTACAGTTTGTGTAGTTGTTGCAAGTAAAGGCTATCCGGGTGATTATCAAAAGGGAGAAGTAATTAAGGGGTTAGATAAAATTGAAAGCATTCCTGGTGTATTGGTGTTTCATGCTGGTACTAAATTGGATGAAAGTGGTAACTTAGTTTCAGATGGCGGAAGAGTGCTAAATATAGTAGCAGAAGGGAGCACTATAGAGGAAGCCAAAAGTAAAGTGTACTCAGCATTAAATTTTTTAGAATGGCCAGGGGGCTTCTTCAGATACGATATCGGTAGTTAATGTTAGCAGGTGGTTCACAGAAACGAAAAAACTTACTTGACACCCTTTGCCAGCCCTCTTATCATGAAACTGAAGCTATTTATTTATCTTCGCAATCTGCAGATTAAAACGACAAAGGGAACTTTGTATTTGGCGTAAATCATGCTTAATTTTTTGCACTATGTGCACCTCATGTCTTTATAAAACTTTTAGGTTTCTACCTATACAAGCAGAAACGCGCTTATAAAGCGTTCAAGACATCAAAAGACGTCAAATAGAACAAGGGGGAATTTGAATACTGGCTACCCTGGGGATTCTTTGCCTTTTTTTTCTGCCTAGTAAATTTCTTAAACATTTATAGCTAAGGTTAGTTGCATTTAAAAGCGGCTGAATCGGAGCGTTTAGAATAAAAAACGCCAATATTTTGAAGTACATATAAATAACTAGTTAACCATGGGGCTTCTTTTGCCTTTTTTTTCGTTTGGTAAATTTCTTAATGTTTGTAGCTAAAAGAGCCCAAGAGAGGTGTCATGCCAGTGCTCCTTTTTTTGTCATCCCAGTGCCCAGACACTGGGATCTAGCCTTTATTATGCAGTCACTTGGTTGAAATTAAGTCTTCTGGATCCCAGTGTCTGGGCACTGGGATGACACCATTCTTTTTTCTGGATCCAAGTAGTCGAGCTACTTGGATGACAGGGGAGGGAGGTTACTTGGATGACACCATATAGGCTACTTAGAGGACCCAAAAAGGGTGTCATTCCAGTCTGGAATGGCTTTGTTGCATAGCAACCGAAAAAATCTGGCAGTTACTGACAAAATTCATTATAAATAGCCATTTAACCTTTGAAGAAAAAATATGCCACAAAAAATGAGAGTCAGTAACTGCCATGAATATAACAAATTTCTCCAAGAAAGAGGAAGCATTTTTTGTTATATCAATGACGCTATAGAAAATTGGTACGAGAATTGTCCAAAAATGCAGGGCGGCAACTATATTTATAGTGATAAAGTTGTAATTTTGGTGCATATAATCACCAGTCTCTTTAGAATTGGCTTAAGACAAACGGTGGGATTTATAAAAGGATATTTGCAACAAATA is part of the Wolbachia endosymbiont (group A) of Anomoia purmunda genome and harbors:
- the purD gene encoding phosphoribosylamine--glycine ligase; its protein translation is MKVLVIGSGGREHALLWALKKSPILTELYVTPGRPAMENLGVLVDVNIQNSVDVTQFCKRENIELVVIGPEQPIIDGLADDLVAEGINVFAPSQATAKLEGSKSFTKGLCKRYGIPTAKYECFVDEGLAKDFVRSNKIKFPLVVKANGIAAGKGVVICNTENEAFSAIDSMLVEKKFGESGEEIIIEEFLIGEEVSFFALVDGLKVVTLGCAKDYKRVDESNESQNTGGMGSYSSPSIISKDMEQKIIQKIIYPTAQALVNMGTPYKGVLFAGLMICKDSPKLLEYNVRFGDPEIQSVLPRFDSNCDLLKLMLSVAEGKLNVKMVELNNKSTVCVVVASKGYPGDYQKGEVIKGLDKIESIPGVLVFHAGTKLDESGNLVSDGGRVLNIVAEGSTIEEAKSKVYSALNFLEWPGGFFRYDIGS